Proteins from a single region of Gossypium arboreum isolate Shixiya-1 chromosome 1, ASM2569848v2, whole genome shotgun sequence:
- the LOC108480940 gene encoding 21 kDa protein-like, with protein sequence MASTFSYNSFGFLLILVAFSSLINISSAGRQIAPKTSIEFIRTSCSSTTYPKLCYESLLTQASMIQTSPQLIAHAALNVTLSTAKSTSAMMVKLAKSQGLKPTEVGAMQDCVEELEDTIDELRKSISEMGQIKGSNFGLMINDIQTWVSAALTDENTCADGFGGKNMNGSIKTAVRSKIVTIAHLTSNALALVNSYASFHG encoded by the coding sequence ATGGCAAGCACATTCTCTTATAATTCTTTTGGATTCCTTCTCATTCTTGTCGCCTTTAGTTCCTTGATAAATATAAGTTCAGCTGGTAGGCAAATTGCCCCTAAAACTAGCATTGAGTTTATCAGAACATCTTGTAGTTCAACGACTTACCCTAAACTTTGTTACGAATCTCTCTTAACACAGGCTAGCATGATCCAAACAAGCCCCCAACTCATCGCCCATGCAGCCCTAAACGTGACCCTTTCAACCGCCAAGTCAACCTCGGCCATGATGGTGAAGCTtgccaaaagccaaggattgaagcCTACAGAGGTGGGCGCCATGCAAGATTGCGTGGAGGAATTGGAGGACACGATAGATGAGCTGAGAAAGTCAATCAGCGAGATGGGTCAGATTAAAGGCTCCAATTTTGGACTAATGATTAACGATATACAGACATGGGTTAGCGCTGCTTTGACGGATGAGAACACCTGCGCCGACGGGTTTGGAGGGAAAAACATGAACGGCAGTATAAAGACTGCTGTGAGATCCAAGATTGTCACAATCGCTCATTTGACAAGTAATGCCTTGGCTTTGGTCAACAGCTATGCTTCATTTCATGGTTAG